Proteins from a genomic interval of Oreochromis aureus strain Israel breed Guangdong linkage group 6, ZZ_aureus, whole genome shotgun sequence:
- the scrn2 gene encoding secernin-2 isoform X1: protein MGSAPAGSDFLQKAGMAEPPMSCDCFVSLPPGSRDDHVIFGKNSDRPRDEVQEVVHYPAASHPPGSMLECTYIQIPQVEQTNAVVLSKPAWMWGAEMGASDKGVCIGNEAVWTREPVAPGEALLGMDLVRLGLERGDSARAALTVITSLLEQHGQGGQCREAPEPFSYHNTFLLVDRSEAWVLETAGRLWVAQKVSEGVKNISNQLTIGSEISTEHPDLRSVAKAQGWWDGEGEFNFSQVFSPENPPARMELAKQRYRGGTELLQQHDGSVTAEVMMSILRDKPSGICMDSGGFCTTGSMVSILPRDTSLPCIHFFTATPDPSRSVFKPFIFSDCPTPVPRVVSPQFGSEDPARKQPRFQSQVDRRHDLYKAHQVALNTMETNPDEGLAVYNILRDLESQCLSEIAAMLSGEIPGEELGDLFFDCVDTEIKFYQ from the exons ATGGGCAGTGCACCGGCTGGATCTGACTTTCTGCAGAAAGCTGG GATGGCAGAGCCCCCCATGTCgtgtgactgttttgtttccttgCCCCCTGGCTCTCGTGATGACCATGTGATTTTTGGGAAGAACTCAGACCGTCCTCGAGATGAGGTGCAAGAGGTGGTCCACTACCCTGCAGCCTCTCACCCCCCAGGCTCCATGCTGGAG TGCACGTAcatccagatccctcaggtggAGCAGACCAACGCTGTGGTCCTCAGCAAACCTGCATGGATGTGGGGGGCTGAAATGGGCGCCAGTGACAAAGGGGTCTGTATTGGGAATGAGGCAGTCTGGACCCGAGAGCCCGTCGCACCGGGAGAGGCTCTGCTAGGCATGGACCTTGTCCG ACTGGGGCTGGAGCGTGGTGACAGTGCTCGGGCAGCGCTGACGGTGATCACCAGCCTCCTGGAGCAGCATGGCCAGGGGGGGCAGTGCAGGGAGGCTCCTGAACCCTTCAGCTACCACAACACCTTCCTCCTTGTGGACCGCAGTGAGGCCTGGGTGCTGGAGACAGCCGGGAGGCTTTGGGTGGCGCAGAAAGTCTCAG AGGGTGTTAAGAACATCTCCAACCAGCTCACCATTGGCAGCGAGATCTCCACAGAGCACCCGGACCTGCGGAGTGTGGCCAAGGCTCAGGGCTGGTGGGACGGCGAGGGAGAATTTAACTTCTCGCAGGTGTTTAGTCCCGAGAACCCGCCGGCCAGGATGGAGCTGGCCAAGCAGCGCTACAGGGGAGGCACGGAGTTGCTCCAGCAACACGATG GATCAGTGACAGCAGAGGTGATGATGTCCATTCTGAGGGACAAACCCAGCGGCATCTGCATGGACTCTGGAGGTTTCTGCACCACAGGCAGCATGGTTTCTATCCTGCCCAGAGACACTAGTCTGCCCTGCATCCACTTCTTCACTGCCACCCCAGACCCATCCAG GTCTGTATTCAAGCCTTTTATCTTCTCGGACTGTCCCACCCCAGTGCCGAGGGTGGTCTCCCCACAGTTTGGCTCGGAAGACCCTGCGAGGAAGCAGCCTCGCTTTCAGAGCCAGGTGGACCGCAGACATGACCTCTACAAGGCCCATCAGGTGGCGCTCAACACCATGGAGACCAACCCG GATGAAGGTCTAGCTGTCTACAACATTTTAAGGGACCTGGAGTCTCAGTGTCTGAGCGAGATCGCAGCCATGCTCAGCGGAGAGATACCCGGAGAGGAACTGGGAGACTTATTTTTTGATTGCGTGGACACTGAGATTAAGTTCTACCAGTGA
- the scrn2 gene encoding secernin-2 isoform X2: protein MAEPPMSCDCFVSLPPGSRDDHVIFGKNSDRPRDEVQEVVHYPAASHPPGSMLECTYIQIPQVEQTNAVVLSKPAWMWGAEMGASDKGVCIGNEAVWTREPVAPGEALLGMDLVRLGLERGDSARAALTVITSLLEQHGQGGQCREAPEPFSYHNTFLLVDRSEAWVLETAGRLWVAQKVSEGVKNISNQLTIGSEISTEHPDLRSVAKAQGWWDGEGEFNFSQVFSPENPPARMELAKQRYRGGTELLQQHDGSVTAEVMMSILRDKPSGICMDSGGFCTTGSMVSILPRDTSLPCIHFFTATPDPSRSVFKPFIFSDCPTPVPRVVSPQFGSEDPARKQPRFQSQVDRRHDLYKAHQVALNTMETNPDEGLAVYNILRDLESQCLSEIAAMLSGEIPGEELGDLFFDCVDTEIKFYQ from the exons ATGGCAGAGCCCCCCATGTCgtgtgactgttttgtttccttgCCCCCTGGCTCTCGTGATGACCATGTGATTTTTGGGAAGAACTCAGACCGTCCTCGAGATGAGGTGCAAGAGGTGGTCCACTACCCTGCAGCCTCTCACCCCCCAGGCTCCATGCTGGAG TGCACGTAcatccagatccctcaggtggAGCAGACCAACGCTGTGGTCCTCAGCAAACCTGCATGGATGTGGGGGGCTGAAATGGGCGCCAGTGACAAAGGGGTCTGTATTGGGAATGAGGCAGTCTGGACCCGAGAGCCCGTCGCACCGGGAGAGGCTCTGCTAGGCATGGACCTTGTCCG ACTGGGGCTGGAGCGTGGTGACAGTGCTCGGGCAGCGCTGACGGTGATCACCAGCCTCCTGGAGCAGCATGGCCAGGGGGGGCAGTGCAGGGAGGCTCCTGAACCCTTCAGCTACCACAACACCTTCCTCCTTGTGGACCGCAGTGAGGCCTGGGTGCTGGAGACAGCCGGGAGGCTTTGGGTGGCGCAGAAAGTCTCAG AGGGTGTTAAGAACATCTCCAACCAGCTCACCATTGGCAGCGAGATCTCCACAGAGCACCCGGACCTGCGGAGTGTGGCCAAGGCTCAGGGCTGGTGGGACGGCGAGGGAGAATTTAACTTCTCGCAGGTGTTTAGTCCCGAGAACCCGCCGGCCAGGATGGAGCTGGCCAAGCAGCGCTACAGGGGAGGCACGGAGTTGCTCCAGCAACACGATG GATCAGTGACAGCAGAGGTGATGATGTCCATTCTGAGGGACAAACCCAGCGGCATCTGCATGGACTCTGGAGGTTTCTGCACCACAGGCAGCATGGTTTCTATCCTGCCCAGAGACACTAGTCTGCCCTGCATCCACTTCTTCACTGCCACCCCAGACCCATCCAG GTCTGTATTCAAGCCTTTTATCTTCTCGGACTGTCCCACCCCAGTGCCGAGGGTGGTCTCCCCACAGTTTGGCTCGGAAGACCCTGCGAGGAAGCAGCCTCGCTTTCAGAGCCAGGTGGACCGCAGACATGACCTCTACAAGGCCCATCAGGTGGCGCTCAACACCATGGAGACCAACCCG GATGAAGGTCTAGCTGTCTACAACATTTTAAGGGACCTGGAGTCTCAGTGTCTGAGCGAGATCGCAGCCATGCTCAGCGGAGAGATACCCGGAGAGGAACTGGGAGACTTATTTTTTGATTGCGTGGACACTGAGATTAAGTTCTACCAGTGA